The Methanosarcina barkeri str. Wiesmoor DNA segment ATCCTGATTTTTTATGAAAGGAAGAGTTAAAAAATGAGGTCAAGAATTGTTTACGGCCCGATTCTTTCAAGAAGGCTCGGTAGGTCTCTGGGTATAGATATAATAAAAAATACCGGTTCGAAAAAGAATTGCAACTACGATTGCATCTATTGTCAGTTAGGACATGTTGAACTAAAAATTAGAAGCCCTGAGGATGTAAGGGAAGCTGTGACTCCAGAAGAGGTTTCCGAAAGCCTTCAAAAGGTCATTAGCAATATTGAGGGACTTGATTATATTACATTTTCCGGTACATGCGAACCGACTCTGAACCTTTCTTTGGGGGAAATGATCCGGAATATCAGGAAAATAAGTGGGGTTCCTATCTGCGTAATTACGAATTCTTCTCTTTTGGGAAGAGGAGACGTTCAAAATAATCTGGTAGAGGCAGATTTAGTAGTTGCAACCTTTGTTTCTGGAAATGAAGAGACCTGGAGAAAAATTCACAGGCCTGCTCCGGGAATTGACCTGAAGGAAATAATTGAAGGTTTGAGGAAACTTGCAAAAGCTGGAACTGGAAAGAGACTTGCACTTGAGGTCATGCTTCTTGAGAACGAAGCTGGCGAGCCACTAAATTTTACTGACGAAGAGATCAAAGAGCTGGTAAAAACAATCAGGTACATATGTCCAGATGAGATCGAGATACTAACAATAAGCCGTCCTCCTTCCGAAAAATGGGTGAGACCAGTTCCAGAAGAAAAGCTAAAGGAAATTGCAAAGCGTTTCATTTCTGAATTCGGAGATAGAAAAGTAAAGTTAGTTTTGAAGGAAAAAAAGAAGAAAGTAAAAGTGTTACGTACAAATGTGGACGAGGAGGTGTACGCCCTTCTTCTCAGAAGGCCCTGTACTTTCGAACAAACATGCCGGAGTTTAAATCTTGATCCTGAGAATCTCTCTTCTGTGCTCGAGAAATTGCTTGGCGAAGGCAAAATAGAAATAATAAGCTCAGAGGTTGAAAAGTATTACAGGGCAAAATGAACTTCATAAAAATGTACACTGCTAGCTGCCTATGTGCACCGCTAGCTGACTTTATCCTGAAAAATAATTTTTAGAGAAAAATAATCATTTCTCATAGAATAAAGGTTTTTTCGATTACGAGAAAAGGTCTGTAGCTTTTGTTTCTCAACTTCAAAATTGAGATTACTTTTTAAGCTTCTGAAAAAAGGAAGATCTTTCCAATTTATATTTCTTCTGTTACAATTTATCATGGAGGACTTCTTTTTGCCAGTTCTTGATCAACTGAGGAAATTACATATTCATTTTTATCGACGCCTCTCAGTTTGGCAATAACTTCATTGTCGTTTTCTTCCTCTTCGACCT contains these protein-coding regions:
- a CDS encoding radical SAM protein — encoded protein: MRSRIVYGPILSRRLGRSLGIDIIKNTGSKKNCNYDCIYCQLGHVELKIRSPEDVREAVTPEEVSESLQKVISNIEGLDYITFSGTCEPTLNLSLGEMIRNIRKISGVPICVITNSSLLGRGDVQNNLVEADLVVATFVSGNEETWRKIHRPAPGIDLKEIIEGLRKLAKAGTGKRLALEVMLLENEAGEPLNFTDEEIKELVKTIRYICPDEIEILTISRPPSEKWVRPVPEEKLKEIAKRFISEFGDRKVKLVLKEKKKKVKVLRTNVDEEVYALLLRRPCTFEQTCRSLNLDPENLSSVLEKLLGEGKIEIISSEVEKYYRAK